A genomic region of Halobacteriovorax sp. JY17 contains the following coding sequences:
- the metK gene encoding methionine adenosyltransferase: protein MLKNYVFTSESVTEGHPDKMADQISDAVVDAMFAQDPESRIACETMISTGMVVLAGEITSKANIDFQEVVRNKIREIGYDHSDKGFDCNTCSVMVALDKQSPDIAQGVNVGEGTYTEMGAGDQGLMFGYAINETENFMPLTIDLSHKLAMRLSEVRKNGTIGELRADGKTQVSAEYVDGKVSRIDTVVLSTQHSENMTLKQVQEAVREEVINKVIPADLVDNNTKYFINPTGKFVIGGPMGDCGLTGRKIIVDTYGGHGAHGGGAFSGKDPSKVDRSAAYATRQIAKHVVAAGLADRALVQVAYAIGVAEPMSLLVDCYGTEKVDISAINRAVNEIFDMKPKAIIDRLDLLRPIYSETAAYGHFGRQSKTSFPWENLTYLDQLKGMF from the coding sequence ATGTTAAAAAATTATGTATTTACATCAGAGTCCGTAACTGAAGGGCACCCTGATAAGATGGCAGACCAAATTTCTGATGCTGTCGTAGACGCAATGTTTGCACAAGATCCTGAGTCACGTATTGCATGTGAAACGATGATTTCAACTGGAATGGTTGTTCTTGCTGGAGAAATTACTTCTAAAGCAAATATCGACTTTCAAGAAGTTGTAAGAAATAAAATTAGAGAAATTGGTTATGATCACTCTGACAAAGGGTTTGATTGCAATACTTGTTCTGTAATGGTTGCTCTTGATAAGCAGTCTCCAGATATCGCTCAAGGCGTAAATGTAGGGGAAGGTACTTACACTGAGATGGGAGCTGGTGATCAAGGTTTAATGTTTGGTTATGCGATTAACGAAACAGAGAACTTTATGCCACTAACAATTGATCTCTCTCACAAACTTGCAATGAGATTATCTGAAGTGAGAAAGAACGGAACTATTGGTGAGTTAAGAGCTGATGGTAAGACTCAAGTTTCTGCAGAGTATGTTGATGGAAAAGTTTCAAGAATCGATACAGTCGTTCTTTCTACTCAACATTCTGAGAATATGACTCTAAAGCAAGTTCAAGAGGCTGTTAGAGAAGAAGTGATTAATAAGGTTATCCCTGCTGATCTTGTGGATAACAACACTAAATACTTTATTAATCCAACTGGAAAATTTGTTATTGGTGGGCCAATGGGTGATTGCGGCCTTACTGGTAGAAAGATTATTGTTGATACTTACGGTGGACACGGCGCTCACGGTGGAGGAGCATTCTCTGGAAAAGATCCTTCTAAAGTAGATAGATCAGCTGCTTATGCTACAAGACAAATTGCTAAGCACGTAGTGGCCGCAGGCCTAGCCGATAGAGCTCTAGTTCAAGTTGCTTACGCAATTGGTGTAGCAGAGCCTATGTCTCTTCTAGTAGATTGTTACGGTACTGAAAAAGTTGATATTTCTGCAATTAATAGAGCTGTTAATGAAATTTTTGATATGAAGCCAAAAGCAATCATCGATAGACTTGATCTTTTAAGACCAATCTATTCTGAAACTGCAGCGTACGGACACTTCGGTAGACAGAGTAAGACATCTTTTCCATGGGAAAATTTAACTTACTTAGATCAACTTAAAGGCATGTTCTAG